A segment of the Neochlamydia sp. S13 genome:
GGCTAACCAAGCGGGGTTCAATGTAGGTAAGTTCTGCAGGAGAGCAGTTTGCACTTAAGATAATCTGTTTATTATCCAGGTGAAGAGTATTAAAGGTATGAAAAAATTCTTCCTGAGTGGCCCCTTTTTTAGAAAATTCTTGGACCCCATCTATGATGAGGACATCACTATTACGATAAGCCTGACGGAAAATACTCATCTCTCCTACACGAATGGCTGAGACTACATGTTCAGTAAAGGTTTCGGCTCGAGAGTAAAGGACATGAAGCCCTTGACTACGCAGAGCTTGAGCAGTAGCCATCAGTAAATGCGTTTTACCAGCTCCTGAGCTACCGTGGATAAAAATAGGATTAAATGTACCTAGTTCTTTAGATGGACCAGAATGAGCCAAGCTAAGTAATAATTTCTCTACTAATATATTTTTTTCTGAAGAAACATAATGTTCAAATGTACAGTAAGGGTCTAATTCATCAAAACATAAGGTGAAGGGGGCGTGACTGGATAAAGCTGCACTTTTTAATGAAGAGCTTTTTGCTTTACGAGGTAAGCTGTTTGCAACACTTAAGTGAACTTTTATTTTTTTATTATTGTTGTTAACAAATTTGGTGAGGATCTTTTGACGCATATGTTCTTCAAACCATAGGGCTTGAAAAGAATCTTTAGCTTCCAGATATAAATTAGCCGCATCAAAACGGAGAATTTTTAAGGATTTCAGCCATTTATGGACGGTTTCACTGCCTAGTTCAATTTCCTGTAAGGCGAGAAATTCATTCCATGCGTGCATTTCGATTGTCCCAGCTATGGTTTAATCTCGTGCGAGAGGACTCGCACGATTGTTGAAAAGGGTTAGGCCATCCTTTTTATTTTTTAACAATTTTTTGGCCGACTTCTATAACTTGGGGACGCAAGGCTTTTTTTTGAAGCTGCCTTGAAGTCCACCATTGCTGTAAAATACCTAGTAGCATAGAGGATAGCCAATAAAGATTGAGCCCGGAAGGAAAATTATAAAACATCACGGCAAATACTCCGGTCATGATTGTACTCATCGAGCGTTGCTGCCTTTGTTGCTCTGTCATCTGGCTAGGATCTTTAGGGCCTGTAGTCATATAGCGTTGTTGGATGAACATCACTCCGCCTAAAAGAATAGGAAGTAAGTGAAATTGATTTCCAATAAAAAAGAGAGGGGTATTCCAACTAAATAGCACATCAGGGGCTGTTAAATTATCAATCCATCCCGGAATAAAGCTAGCTCCCCGTAATTCAAAAGTGGATTTCAATAAATCGAACATTCCAATAAGAAATGGCATCTGTATCAGTAAAGGAAAGCAACCTGATATGGGGTTAACTCCTCGCTCTCTGTATAAAGACATAATTTCCAGCTGAGCTTTCTTAGGATCTTTTTTATACTTTTCTTGAATAGCCGTTACTTCAGGAGCAATTTGCTGCATACGTAACATGGATTTTGTAGACCATGCATTTAAGGGATACATCATCAGCCGTAATGCTATAGTTAATAAAATAATTGAAAATGCCCATGAGCTTGTGAGGCGATAAAAGAATTTCATCAAAATAAACAAAAACTTAGCAAATGGTTCAGAGATAAAGGCAAACCATCCATGAAAAGTTTGAGAGGCAATGTAGTCAGGATTGTATCCTGTTGTGGAATCACTATACATGGCATCCACTTTTTTCAAAATACTATCAGCAAACGGGCCGCTGAAGATACGGAAGTTCATAGAGCCTCCGTCACTAGCAAGGGGTAGTAGTGACATGTATCCGGGCATGTTAGCTGCTTTAAAACGATTATACTGCTGGTCCAATTGAACCAAACGTGAAGGGGCTATCGTTCCTGGAACCTGCTGTACTCTGTATCCTGCATCAATTTTAGATAAAGGATCAAGGATTATGCCAAAAAAGCCATTGGAATCCACAATCCAATCTACATACACAGAACTTACCGTGAAGGCATCTTTAGGCAGGTCAATATTTTCTACCGAGGATTTATGGTTACGAGTAATTCTATATTTTAAAGCAGGTGCTGGACTTCCAGATATCCATTCCACCTCAGGAACTCCTGAGGTTAACCATAAGCCGCGACTGTCTCCTTTTATCTCAATTGTTAAGTCAAAAGTATAGGGGGCTGTTTGCTCATCGTTTCTTAAAGTATATGTTTTCGTTATTTTTCGATGCGATTGGCTAGCCTCAAATACAATTGTATGGCTATCAAATTTCTTCACTTCATAGATAAGCTCTGCAAATTCAGGATATTCTGAAACAATATTAGTTGCATAAAAGCGTGGTGGTAGACGTGTAGGTTTTTTCTGCCCTTTTATTACTAAATCGCGTCTTAAAAGCGGATAATATCCGCCTAATGATCCTTTTTGATGCAAGGCTCTGTCAGGAGTATAATAAGCATGGGCAGGAAAATGAGCATTAGAAGGATGGTTTTTAACCATGTCACGATCATATTCAATTTCTTTTACCACACTGGCCGGATTTTTAGCGCTTTGAAAAGGAAGATTAATTTCTACAATGGAACCCCCATGGTTAGAAAAAACAAGCTGCTGGTAGGCATTTTCTAACACAAAAAACTTTTCCTCTGCCTTTTGCAGCGAGGGGGACGCTCGTTTAGCTTTAGGCATTGAAATAATATTTTCGGTGCCCATAAATTCATTCATTAACTTAAGACTACCGTTTTCTTGCTCATAAATTCCTACGGGTAGATACCCCGAAGCGGTATTTAATAAAGCAATAGCATTGGAAGGAAGGTAATTTCTAATTTGATTCTCATAGTCTTGCTCCTTCTGCTTTAGCAGGGCTAATTTGACCAGAGGAATAGATAGCTGCCCATCTTTATATTCTCCCCATATGATTTTTGGAGCAGCCATTTTAGGGTTAATCTTTCCATTAGCTTCTACAATTTGTAAATCAAATGAACCAAAATCCGGAAGCTCGCTTACTTGCAATTTAATTCCATTTTCTGCTGCATAAATTACAGGCTGTTCGATAGAGCCTTCTTTAAAAAGAAGTTTAAATGCGCGTGGCTTGCTATCTTCTAGAAGTTTTCTGCTATACGCAATTTGAGGAAGGTGTTCGTCCCATGCAAGGGCCATCACCACATTATTAATCTCCACACCCGTAGTGAGAAAATTTGTGGCGTTCTCATCAGCATACAAATTAATTAAGGGGAGGTTGCTAGGATTTTCAGTCTTCTGGCTAATCTCTTTATCTAACTGTTGCTCGATCTGTAGAGCTTTAGCTTTTTGCTGGGCTGTCCATTCCTTTAGGTTTTCTTGATTTTTTCCCTCGAAGTACCAATTAACACCAAATAAGGTCAAGGCTAGACACAAAACAAATAGCGCGGTTCGCTTATCCATAAGTAGACTTTTTTGTTGAAGTTTAAAGATAAATTAAGAACATTAGCATACATCTCTCTAATCATGCAATTTAAATTCCCCTAGACGAGCCCTTGTCAGGGGAAGAGAAATGATAGAGTTAAATCCGATATTTATTGGGTGTAAGATTACCCTTGATTTTGTCTCTTAGGAGGTGTATTTTTTATCATGATACCAGACATTCGAAGTAAAAAGAATAGACTACTCTACCCTTGATGCTCATTCTCATGTTTTTTAATGACCTTATAACGGGCAACTTTTAAGCAGATAGATCATGAAATTTCCAGTTTTTACGGCAGTCAATGAGCCTTACCTGTTAAAGATAGCTGATTGAGTCGATAAGGTTTTAATCATACTAGACTTTAAATCTTATAATTTTTTTAAGAA
Coding sequences within it:
- the yidC gene encoding membrane protein insertase YidC, with the protein product MDKRTALFVLCLALTLFGVNWYFEGKNQENLKEWTAQQKAKALQIEQQLDKEISQKTENPSNLPLINLYADENATNFLTTGVEINNVVMALAWDEHLPQIAYSRKLLEDSKPRAFKLLFKEGSIEQPVIYAAENGIKLQVSELPDFGSFDLQIVEANGKINPKMAAPKIIWGEYKDGQLSIPLVKLALLKQKEQDYENQIRNYLPSNAIALLNTASGYLPVGIYEQENGSLKLMNEFMGTENIISMPKAKRASPSLQKAEEKFFVLENAYQQLVFSNHGGSIVEINLPFQSAKNPASVVKEIEYDRDMVKNHPSNAHFPAHAYYTPDRALHQKGSLGGYYPLLRRDLVIKGQKKPTRLPPRFYATNIVSEYPEFAELIYEVKKFDSHTIVFEASQSHRKITKTYTLRNDEQTAPYTFDLTIEIKGDSRGLWLTSGVPEVEWISGSPAPALKYRITRNHKSSVENIDLPKDAFTVSSVYVDWIVDSNGFFGIILDPLSKIDAGYRVQQVPGTIAPSRLVQLDQQYNRFKAANMPGYMSLLPLASDGGSMNFRIFSGPFADSILKKVDAMYSDSTTGYNPDYIASQTFHGWFAFISEPFAKFLFILMKFFYRLTSSWAFSIILLTIALRLMMYPLNAWSTKSMLRMQQIAPEVTAIQEKYKKDPKKAQLEIMSLYRERGVNPISGCFPLLIQMPFLIGMFDLLKSTFELRGASFIPGWIDNLTAPDVLFSWNTPLFFIGNQFHLLPILLGGVMFIQQRYMTTGPKDPSQMTEQQRQQRSMSTIMTGVFAVMFYNFPSGLNLYWLSSMLLGILQQWWTSRQLQKKALRPQVIEVGQKIVKK
- a CDS encoding DnaA/Hda family protein, encoding MHAWNEFLALQEIELGSETVHKWLKSLKILRFDAANLYLEAKDSFQALWFEEHMRQKILTKFVNNNNKKIKVHLSVANSLPRKAKSSSLKSAALSSHAPFTLCFDELDPYCTFEHYVSSEKNILVEKLLLSLAHSGPSKELGTFNPIFIHGSSGAGKTHLLMATAQALRSQGLHVLYSRAETFTEHVVSAIRVGEMSIFRQAYRNSDVLIIDGVQEFSKKGATQEEFFHTFNTLHLDNKQIILSANCSPAELTYIEPRLVSRFEWGVVLNLFPLSREELALAIRKKAQFFNFPLHAKIIEFLLDNFPSSSKALIRALEALVLRSHLNEQMAKHSTVGITVPIAKQILSDLLIEEKQYVLTPDKIIKSIAEIFGIKSEDILGKAQSRDCVFPRQLAMYLCRQTLQMPFTKIGDIFSKDHSTVMSSVRLIKKGMEMNDKDIISAYQSIQKKIDFNEPKS